The genomic DNA CCCTAATTTAAGTTCCCATACGTTCGCATTGCCCCTGATATACGATGGATATCCCATCTCATATTTTCATTCTATTCGTCCTCATACGGTACGAGCTTTATttcatccatttatccattCTCCAATCCGTTGTTTAATATGCGTTTTTGCGAGATTATTGCTCAGCATTACTCTTGGCAATTTCACTCTCCCGTTTCAAAAACCGGCATGATGCCGACTTCCTTTCTCTTTGTACTTTTTGTTCATTCTAGCGGCAATACTTGTTTTATGAATTCCACGCTCCAGTGCCTGACCCATATTCCCGAACTCGAGGAATACTTCCTTTCCGGTCTTCATAAACAAGGGCTGAACTACGATAACCCTCTCGGCATGCAGGGTCAGATCACTAACGTCTTTGGCGCCCTTATCCACCACCTATATCCATCCCCCAACTCATCCGCCGAGCCTGCGACAAAGAGCTATAGGTGGGGCAACTCCACAAACTCGTATGCGCCAAGAGAGTTCAAACATACCTTGGGAAAATTCGCTCCTGCGTTTTCAGGCTATCAACAGCATGATACCCGACAGTTTCTCGGGTTCTTGTTGGACGGATTGCAGACTTGAATCGAGTGCTCAAGAACCCATACGTCGAGAAACCCGAATAGCCAGAGGAAGGTGGTGACCAAAAGGCGGTTGCAAAGGAGACCTGGGAAGGGCACAAGAAGCGAAACGATAGCATAATCGTTGATCTCTTTCAGGGTATGTACAAGAGCACGCTTGTATGCTCCAAATGTAGCAAAGTGAGTTTAACCCTTTTACCTCGCGTGGTTTGTTCTTGCATCAGGCCGGACAACGACTCGTGCATGTCTCGGTTGAAAGTACTCGTTGCATTCCTCGTACAGATCTCAATCACATTCGATCCCTTTATGTATCTTACACTTCCTCTGCCTGTGACGAAAACATGGCGGCACATCATTCACTGGGTTCCTTGGGATACGAGAAAACGTACGCTGGCCGTCGAAATTGAGGTTCCGAGGGGCTCGAGTTATGGATATCTGAAGAAGCTGTTCGCCAAATGGTTCAGAGTCAAAGCGGAAAATGTGAGCACTCCTGGTCTTTCTCCCGCCCAAGTTGCGTTTTTCTTCCGCTTCAATCTGTGCCGTGGACACTTCCTTCCCGACTCAGATTCGTTTCTTTGTGCATTCATCCAATGGTACTGTTACGAATTCCACACCCGCCCTCAAAGCTGCCCTATCACACCTCGCTTTCCAAGCGCCTCTCTGACTCGTATACCGCCTTTCCTTTCTGCATTGGCCATCCGTACGCTATATGCCTCAAATCGACCCTTTTTATCACTACATTCTATCACTTCCGGAGTAGGGCTCTATCTCCTGCGTGTTATCTAATCAAAGATTCACGCATCTAGCGTATGATTTCGCGTATGCTGGGCCACGCACGCCACCCTGGCGGCACCGTCTGCCTACTCGACCATTTCAACCTGTTACTATCATTTACTCGCAAACTCGGTTTATGTTTATTCAATTGAGCACTTTTCTTATTCAATAAActtttggcttggcataATTACTGATTGGTTTCGTTTTGCTCACTCGTTCGTAGCTCCTTGCGGCGAAAGTACGGTTGCATAAGTTCTACAAGTTTTACGATGACTATGAATTTGACCGAACTCGCCGAGAAAGATACCCTAGTCGTATACAAACTTCCCGTTCCCGTCAAATCTATCGCCAAACCTCCTCCTCAAACGTCCTCGTTTACATTTAGCGCTAAACTAAAACCACCTCCCAAAACCGACCCAAACGCCCCATTCCTGCTACCTGGATACCACATCTCCAAGGCTCAACGCAGTACAGCGTTTGGCGTACCGTTCTTTGTGTTACTCACCCGGCCAAAGCCAGTTCGCGCGAGGAGATCTACCGAGCTGTGGTTGAGCGATGCGAAAGATGGACAAAGAACAAGAGTAATTTGTGGAGGCATCGTGGCTCTAGGTTGCCACTTAGCAAGGACGAAGATGGCGAAGGGGAGTTGGTTGAACAAATACCTCCCAAGGCGGACGAGGCGGACGAAGCTGTGACGGAGATCAGGCCAGAAGCCGACAAGATGAAGGTCGAGGTAGTTCGAGATGTGGAGATGAAACCTGCCCAGGAAATcgtggccaaggaggaagtGTCTACGGAACACGCTCAGGATGACGGAAAACTCGCGTCTCTTGCTGACCcgcaaggggaagaggacttCGAGGTGATCAATCCGCAAACCGAATTATTCGAGCTACGACTATTTAACTCGGTAACAGCGACTGGGATCGAAACAGGGTTCAATATGAATGCTTCTTCCGTTCGATGGGTTGACTGGAATACGCGTGAGCAGGCGGCAAAACCGGACCCAACTCTATCTGACCCCGAGAGCGAGGACGGCAGCGCAGTAATTGTCGAGAAGCTGTCCCAACCCACGCCGCTGGTCAAGCCCACCGACGCTCTTGTATGCCAGTGGTCATCGCCAACGCAGACACATTTCTTTGGCTCCGAGTCTTCGCTTTTCGACGAGTGGGAGGAGTTTGTACATCCAGAGGTCCAGGCGGTGCGGGATGCACAAATCAAATCTCGTTCCGGCAGGTGTTCTATTGATCTCGAAGATTGTCTCGACGAATTCACGAAGGAAGAGCAACTTGGCGAGGAAGACCTCTGGTATTGTCCTAGGTGCAAAAGGCATCAGCAAGCAACCAAAAGATTCGAGCTCTGGTCCGTACCCGATATACTTGTCGTCCACCTCAAACGTTTCTCCAATGCCCGAGCCATGCGAGACAAGATCGATGCTCTCGTTGAGTTCCCGATCTCTGGACTTGATCTGAGTTCACGAGTTGGAGAGAGCGGTCAATCGGATGAATGCGTGTATGACTTGTTTGCGGTTGATGAACATATGGGCGGTCTTGGTGGAGGTCACTATCGGGCATATGCGAAGAACCTGTCCGATGGCGAATGGTACCACTTTGACGACAGTTATGTCAGCAAGTCGAGCACTGAAGACTCGGTCGTAAGTCCCTCACCCCCAATTGGATCAAAGTGTTCTTACGCTCAGCCTAGAATGCTAACGCATATTTGTTGTTCTACCGAAGACGCTTGTCAGATTCCAAGGCTGTGATCGAGAAGGTTCGTGCACGAGTTGACTCGAATCAGGAACCTGACTCCCAAAAGTCTATTGACATGGGAGGGCAGTCTGTCGTGCGCGTACCAGACGAAGCGGATCCCCCACCGTTCGAACTCTCAGACCTCGATGTTCTCGTTCCTCCATCTGCTTACGACCTACCCGAGTCTCAGGCTTCCTATGATCTCCCGGGGCCATACAGATCCAACCCTGGCGGCTCCGACAACGACCCCACCTTCACCACGCCATCACCAGTGACCACCGGCTCCGCTGGCGCCGAGTACGATTCACTTGAAGAGAAAGACCAAGATGGTGTAGAGAGGctaggggggggggggtcgcGGTCGAGGTTACGACCACCACGACCACGGAGAGGAAAGAGTTATAGACACCCAGATAGATTTTGGTGCTATATTTTTTACATACATAATATATTTAATTTGAATGATCTTTTTCCATATAAACATGACATGCATACCGAGTGGGAAGTTGAAAGCTATAGTAAGCGTTGCAAATTTgcattgaaaatgttctgaGTAGAGTTGGCGTGGTACCCAGACCCACTTTCGGGAAAAGACAATAAGCCTGAGTCAACCTGTGACGACGGGCAGTTATAGTAATATTAGAACCCATACGCCACTAGATATATGCCAGTGTTTGCGAAGCACTTAAATGTTGAATGTAACTTTTCTATTGAGCGGTTTAGTATGTACAACAAGACATTCAAGGAGGGATTATTGATCATCTATGAGCCTCATGACGTAGGGAACAAACGGCCACGACATAACCCAGTAGTTAGTATCCCTCATAAACTTATTGACAGTGATCTTAAGCTCTTTCACACGTACGGCCTATTTGTGTTTGTTGCAATAATGTGGTGTAACTTTGGTGAGGGTCTCTATAAATTCGTTCATTATTGAGCAGTTACGAAGACAGTGAATGGGGGTTTGGGCACTATCGCCGTAGGAGCATTGAGGGTAGATGTGAGGGTGGACTCTACGGGGCTCCAAAAACCCTGGAACACTCTGGAGTGTTCAAGTTTTGGGAACGTCCTCTTTAGGACCCAACGGACCCGGATTGGTTGGCGAGCACTTGAAAACACTCCACAAGCATCTCCGAGCGTTTGcaagattttcggggccttGTAGGGGAATCGAGTAAGTCACATGATGGAGACGAATTTTTATTCACTTCATGTCGACAAAAACGACCCTCACCGTTTTCACCACTGCGTCTTCTGTATGTAAGACACCA from Rhizoctonia solani chromosome 16, complete sequence includes the following:
- a CDS encoding ubiquitin carboxyl-terminal hydrolase, whose amino-acid sequence is MYAQSKPKYDAPYKHKQTPTALSAGSLFAHNGIRPTDIVRGSLLLIPSDSKIRISDFIKISDVLAVETQCQPGVWTLEAESVATLSDPTSNDEIAPDDAPEPGPLFCKGSEYFSKLQASHDANKSKARQSPAPAVRRGTTGLQNLGNTCFMNSTLQCLTHIPELEEYFLSGLHKQGLNYDNPLGMQGQITNVFGALIHHLYPSPNSSAEPATKSYRWGNSTNSYAPREFKHTLGKFAPAFSGYQQHDTRQFLGPDNDSCMSRLKVLVAFLVQISITFDPFMYLTLPLPVTKTWRHIIHWVPWDTRKRTLAVEIEVPRGSSYGYLKKLFAKWFRVKAENVSTPGLSPAQVAFFFRFNLCRGHFLPDSDSFLCAFIQWYCYEFHTRPQSCPITPRFPSASLTRIPPFLSALAIPYDFAYAGPRTPPWRHRLPTRPFQPVTIIYSQTRSLRRKYGCISSTSFTMTMNLTELAEKDTLVVYKLPVPVKSIAKPPPQTSSFTFSAKLKPPPKTDPNAPFLLPGYHISKAQRSTAFGVPFFVLLTRPKPVRARRSTELWLPLSKDEDGEGELVEQIPPKADEADEAVTEIRPEADKMKVEVVRDVEMKPAQEIVAKEEVSTEHAQDDGKLASLADPQGEEDFEVINPQTELFELRLFNSVTATGIETGFNMNASSVRWVDWNTREQAAKPDPTLSDPESEDGSAVIVEKLSQPTPLVKPTDALVCQWSSPTQTHFFGSESSLFDEWEEFVHPEVQAVRDAQIKSRSGRCSIDLEDCLDEFTKEEQLGEEDLWYCPRCKRHQQATKRFELWSVPDILVVHLKRFSNARAMRDKIDALVEFPISGLDLSSRVGESGQSDECVYDLFAVDEHMGGLGGGHYRAYAKNLSDGEWYHFDDSYVSKSSTEDSVNANAYLLFYRRRLSDSKAVIEKVRARVDSNQEPDSQKSIDMGGQSVVRVPDEADPPPFELSDLDVLVPPSAYDLPESQASYDLPGPYRSNPGGSDNDPTFTTPSPVTTGSAGAEYDSLEEKDQDGVERLGGGGSRSRLRPPRPRRGKKLAWYPDPLSGKDNKPESTCDDGQL